From Alphaproteobacteria bacterium, the proteins below share one genomic window:
- a CDS encoding leucyl aminopeptidase: MKISLAEPTLPRTGALVVGVSEGRALSPTAAAVDGKTGGALRRALKSGRFRGTRNQILELLAPNGLGASRVVMVGLGKARELDALAAQGIGGTIVGHLGKSGESAAAVAVDSLKGGKLKAVDWAANIAYGARLGSYRFDRYRTREKADKKPSLRTLNVMVKDSKDARRLFSRLDKIADGVFLTRDLVSEPANVLYPESLARQARGLGKLGLKVEVLGRARMEKLGMGALLGVAQGSLRQPQLVVMRWDGAPRGSAARGLDKQPLAIVGKGVTFDSGGISIKPSKGMEDMKWDMGGAGTVIGLMRALAGRKAKANVVGVVGLVENMPSGSAQRPGDVVTSASGQTIEVVNTDAEGRLVLADALWYTQRRFKPKAMIDLATLTGAIIVSLGHVHAGLFSDNEALAKAISAAGQAEGELVWRFPLHADYDKEINCDVADMKNVGSGGGGGSIVGAQFIKRFTNQVPWAHLDIAGVTWSKKGRPTVPKGGTGFGVRLLDRLVAERYEAK; the protein is encoded by the coding sequence ATGAAGATTTCGCTTGCCGAGCCCACGCTCCCCCGAACCGGCGCCCTGGTCGTTGGCGTATCCGAAGGCCGTGCTCTCAGCCCGACCGCCGCCGCGGTCGACGGCAAAACGGGCGGGGCGCTGAGACGGGCGCTCAAGTCGGGCCGCTTCCGCGGCACCAGAAACCAGATCCTCGAGCTGCTGGCACCCAACGGCCTGGGCGCCAGCCGCGTCGTCATGGTGGGCCTGGGCAAGGCCAGGGAGCTCGACGCCCTGGCGGCCCAGGGTATCGGCGGCACCATCGTCGGGCACTTGGGCAAGAGCGGCGAGAGCGCCGCCGCGGTCGCCGTCGACAGCCTGAAAGGTGGTAAACTGAAGGCCGTCGATTGGGCCGCCAACATCGCCTACGGGGCGCGCCTGGGCAGCTATCGGTTCGACCGCTACCGCACCCGGGAAAAGGCGGATAAGAAACCCAGCCTGCGCACGCTCAACGTCATGGTCAAGGATAGCAAGGACGCCAGGCGCCTCTTTTCGCGTCTCGACAAGATCGCCGACGGTGTCTTTTTGACCCGCGACCTGGTCTCGGAACCGGCCAACGTGCTCTATCCCGAAAGCCTGGCACGCCAGGCCCGGGGACTTGGCAAGCTGGGCCTCAAGGTCGAGGTGCTGGGCCGGGCCCGGATGGAGAAGCTGGGCATGGGAGCGCTGCTCGGCGTAGCCCAGGGCAGCCTGCGCCAGCCCCAGCTCGTGGTCATGCGCTGGGATGGCGCGCCGCGCGGCAGCGCTGCGCGCGGCCTTGACAAGCAGCCGCTGGCCATCGTCGGCAAGGGCGTCACCTTCGACAGCGGCGGCATCTCCATCAAGCCCTCCAAGGGCATGGAAGACATGAAGTGGGATATGGGCGGTGCCGGCACGGTGATCGGACTGATGCGGGCTCTGGCCGGGCGCAAAGCGAAAGCAAACGTGGTCGGCGTCGTCGGCCTGGTGGAAAACATGCCGTCGGGCTCGGCGCAACGGCCGGGCGACGTGGTGACGTCGGCTTCGGGCCAGACCATCGAGGTGGTCAACACCGACGCCGAGGGCCGCCTGGTGCTGGCCGATGCCCTGTGGTACACGCAGCGCCGCTTCAAGCCCAAGGCCATGATCGACCTGGCGACCTTGACCGGGGCCATCATCGTCTCGCTGGGCCACGTCCATGCCGGCCTCTTTTCCGACAACGAGGCGCTGGCCAAGGCCATCTCCGCGGCCGGCCAGGCCGAGGGCGAGTTGGTCTGGCGTTTTCCCTTGCACGCCGATTATGACAAGGAAATCAACTGTGACGTCGCCGACATGAAAAACGTGGGCTCGGGCGGCGGCGGGGGCAGCATCGTCGGGGCCCAGTTCATCAAGCGCTTCACCAACCAGGTACCCTGGGCGCATCTCGATATCGCCGGCGTGACCTGGTCCAAGAAGGGGCGGCCGACAGTGCCCAAGGGCGGCACCGGTTTCGGCGTGCGTCTGCTCGACCGCCTGGTGGCCGAGCGCTACGAGGCCAAATAG
- a CDS encoding DNA polymerase III subunit chi — MTEVSFYHLERTALEQALPRLLEKVLERDWRALVVAASMERVEALNAVLWTYEQRSFLPHGSTADGRPEAQPVYLSPSQENLNEANVLVLVDGCSGSDIEAYDRVLDIFDGASQAAVEAARERWRQLSEAGHELTYWQQNPRGGWEKKA; from the coding sequence GTGACCGAGGTCTCGTTTTACCACCTCGAGCGCACGGCGCTGGAACAGGCCCTGCCCAGGCTGCTGGAGAAGGTCCTGGAACGCGACTGGCGGGCCCTTGTGGTGGCGGCCTCGATGGAGCGGGTGGAGGCCTTGAACGCCGTTCTCTGGACCTATGAGCAACGCTCCTTCCTGCCCCACGGCAGCACCGCCGACGGCCGTCCCGAGGCCCAACCGGTCTATCTCAGCCCGAGCCAGGAGAACCTCAACGAAGCCAATGTTCTGGTTCTGGTCGACGGCTGCAGCGGCTCGGACATCGAGGCTTACGACCGTGTCCTCGACATCTTCGACGGCGCCAGTCAAGCCGCCGTCGAGGCCGCCCGCGAACGTTGGCGCCAGCTCAGCGAGGCCGGCCATGAGCTGACCTACTGGCAGCAGAATCCGCGCGGCGGCTGGGAAAAAAAGGCCTAA
- the lptF gene encoding LPS export ABC transporter permease LptF encodes MSRVTRYILRQLFAPTLFITGALVGVVWLTQSLRFVDLIVNRGLSAGSFFYLTMLLLPGFVSLILPIALFCAVLFTYHRLSFDSEIVVLRAAGLSHRQLARPALALALGATIVTYGLTLYLTPLGFRTFKDQQFTIRSSYASVLLQEGVFNTLVDGVTVYVRERKSGGELHGILVHDSRQPSKPVTVMAERGILINTAEGPRFVMVKGNRQEVARDPDQLSLLFFDRYALDLGLIAETSGEHWREPGERYLSELLNPGSGLDDVHNADRMKAEAHKRLVSPLYCLAFTLIALAGILSGEFNRRGKWRRILAGAAAAVAFQAVALGLMPLVGNTPALAPLMYLNIAVAMAGASWILTGRGLPSLGRGLAAASGGRA; translated from the coding sequence ATGAGCCGGGTTACCCGCTATATCTTGCGCCAACTCTTTGCGCCCACACTGTTCATCACCGGCGCCCTGGTCGGCGTCGTCTGGCTCACCCAAAGCCTCCGTTTCGTCGACCTGATCGTCAACCGCGGCTTATCCGCCGGCAGTTTCTTCTATCTCACCATGCTGCTGTTGCCCGGCTTCGTCTCGCTGATCCTGCCGATTGCGCTTTTTTGCGCCGTGCTCTTCACCTACCACCGGCTCAGCTTCGACAGCGAGATCGTGGTGCTGCGGGCCGCCGGCCTGAGCCATCGCCAATTGGCCCGGCCGGCCCTGGCGCTGGCGCTTGGCGCCACCATCGTGACCTATGGACTGACGCTCTACCTGACGCCGCTGGGCTTCCGCACCTTCAAGGACCAGCAGTTCACCATCCGCTCATCCTACGCCTCGGTGCTGCTGCAGGAGGGCGTCTTCAACACCCTGGTCGACGGCGTCACGGTCTACGTGCGCGAACGCAAGAGCGGCGGCGAATTGCACGGCATTCTCGTTCACGACAGCCGCCAGCCCTCGAAGCCGGTGACGGTGATGGCCGAGCGCGGCATTCTGATCAACACCGCGGAGGGTCCGCGTTTCGTCATGGTCAAGGGCAACCGCCAGGAGGTGGCCCGGGACCCGGACCAGCTCTCGCTCTTGTTCTTCGACCGCTACGCCCTCGATCTGGGGCTGATTGCCGAGACCTCGGGCGAGCATTGGCGCGAACCGGGCGAGCGCTATCTGTCCGAGCTGCTGAACCCGGGCAGCGGCCTCGATGACGTCCACAATGCCGACCGTATGAAGGCCGAAGCCCACAAGCGCCTGGTCTCGCCGCTCTACTGCCTGGCCTTCACCCTGATCGCCCTGGCCGGCATTCTTTCGGGCGAATTCAATCGCCGGGGCAAATGGCGGCGCATCCTGGCCGGCGCCGCGGCCGCGGTGGCTTTTCAGGCAGTAGCGCTGGGCCTCATGCCGCTGGTCGGCAATACCCCTGCCCTGGCACCGCTGATGTATCTCAATATCGCCGTCGCCATGGCCGGCGCCAGTTGGATTCTTACGGGCCGCGGACTGCCGAGCCTGGGCCGCGGCCTGGCCGCGGCATCGGGGGGGCGGGCCTGA
- the lptG gene encoding LPS export ABC transporter permease LptG: protein MWPGPTLSVYLGRQYLAGAALVLGVLLGLVLLIDVVELLRRAWVRDSIGIWLIIEMAILKLPVMAQKVLPFAMLFGGMLAFLRLTRTHQLVVARAAGVSVWQFLLPAIFIALALGLFMVTVFNPLASATTSRYETLEAKFLHGRPSMLAVSSSGLWLRQADAVGQSVIHARRVSQEGVELSDVIIFLYEGSDHFVGRIDAARAVLRPGHWQLSQAMITGPKRPAERHADYTLRTSLTLGQIQDSFAPPETVSFWDLPGFIKTLERAGFSALRHRLHWHSLLSGPLLLFAMVLIAATFSLRLTRHGGTGLLILGGSLAGFLLYFLSDVMLALGLSGGLPVVLAAWAPAGISTLLGLAMMFHLEDG from the coding sequence ATGTGGCCGGGGCCGACGCTGTCCGTCTATCTGGGGCGCCAGTACCTGGCCGGTGCGGCCCTGGTGCTGGGGGTGCTGCTCGGACTGGTGCTGCTGATCGATGTGGTGGAATTGCTGCGCCGGGCCTGGGTACGCGACAGCATCGGGATCTGGCTGATAATCGAGATGGCCATCCTCAAGCTGCCGGTCATGGCGCAGAAGGTGCTGCCCTTCGCCATGCTGTTCGGCGGCATGCTGGCCTTCCTGCGCCTGACCCGCACCCATCAGCTGGTGGTCGCCCGGGCCGCCGGAGTCTCGGTCTGGCAGTTCCTGCTGCCGGCCATCTTCATTGCCCTGGCGCTGGGCCTCTTCATGGTCACCGTCTTCAACCCCCTGGCCTCGGCCACCACCTCGCGCTACGAAACCCTAGAAGCCAAGTTCCTGCACGGCCGCCCCTCCATGTTGGCGGTATCGTCCTCGGGACTGTGGCTGCGTCAGGCCGACGCGGTGGGCCAGTCGGTGATCCACGCCCGGCGGGTATCGCAAGAAGGTGTCGAGCTGAGCGACGTCATCATCTTCCTCTATGAAGGCAGCGATCACTTCGTGGGTCGTATCGACGCCGCCCGGGCGGTGCTCAGGCCGGGGCATTGGCAGCTCAGCCAGGCCATGATCACCGGACCCAAGCGGCCGGCCGAAAGGCACGCCGATTACACCTTGCGCACTAGCCTGACGCTGGGCCAGATCCAGGACAGCTTCGCGCCGCCCGAGACCGTGTCGTTCTGGGATCTGCCGGGCTTTATCAAGACCCTCGAGCGGGCCGGCTTTTCGGCGCTGAGGCACCGCCTGCACTGGCATTCGCTGCTTTCCGGGCCGCTGTTGCTGTTCGCCATGGTGCTGATCGCGGCAACCTTTTCGCTGCGCCTGACGCGCCACGGCGGCACCGGGCTGCTGATATTGGGGGGTTCGCTGGCCGGTTTCCTGCTCTATTTCCTGTCCGACGTGATGCTGGCCCTGGGGCTCTCGGGCGGCCTGCCGGTGGTGCTGGCGGCCTGGGCCCCGGCCGGAATCTCGACGCTGCTGGGCTTGGCTATGATGTTCCACCTGGAAGACGGCTGA